In Oryzias latipes chromosome 23, ASM223467v1, the DNA window TATGTGTATGTATGCATACACCATCTGTTATtgaccttcttcttcttttcagaCCAAACCAGGGGGATCGGTGACATTGTGAggacagaaccttctggttatTACTATGGTGGAGCCTGGAGACCACTAGATGGAACCAAAGTACACCAGTTCAATTCCTCCACAGCAGTCAGTCAGTGTCTGAGAGGGAAGGGGCTCCACCTGTTTGGAGACTCCACCATCAGACAGTGGTTTGAATACTTCATCGCATCATTTCCAGGTATCTGTCCATCAGGGTGGGGTTTTCTCAGAACTGATATATTTTGTTACAAACCAGTTTTTCTTCAAGGTCTCAAGAAGTTTGACCTGCACAGCTCCAAACAAGCTGGACCTCTAATGGCCTTGGACTACCCAAACAACATCTTGGTTACTTACCGCTGCCACGGTCCTCCCATCCGTTTTGCTAATGTTCCTGTGACTCAGCTGCGTTACATTGCCAATGAACTAGACCACATAGACGGAGGCCCCAACACTGTTGTAGTCATTGGTGTCTGGTCGCACTTCAGCACTTTTACTGCCGATGTTTACATTCAACGTCTACAGAACATCCGCAAGGCGGTGGTGCGGCTGCTGTCCAGAGCGCCACGTACGCTGGTGGTCATCCGGACAGCAAACCCCAAAGCTTTGACCGTCTATGAAACACTGACCAACAGCGACTGGTATTCTATACAGGGTGATAAGCTGCTGCGGGCCGTCTTCAAAGGACTTGATGTCCATTTGGTGGATGCTTGGGACATGGTCCTGGCCCACCAGCTGCCACACAACCTTCACCCACAACCACCCATCATCAAAAACATGATTGATGTTCTCCTGTCCTATATATGCCGTCCACCAACAGACCAAACCAGAGGAAATCCATAAAAGAGGCTAGAATAGAAGAACTGGGCTGTGATGTTGATGAACTCTCACACTTGGGGACAAAGAGAGAACattaatgtctttatgtacaaaTTCTGCTTTTGGTTTAGTGATTTTTCACAGGTTCAAGAATGGAACCAAAGAGATGTTTGCAGCTGTGGAACATGGACATTTCGAACAGCCTGACAGACTGAGCTGCATGGTTTGTGTCAGTGGAAACACTGAGTTGAGACGAAATTCCCCCTATGCTATGTCGTCTCTCCCAGGTTGGTTGATGAGGAAGAAAGCAAGAGAGTCAATGGTGGAGcatgtggtttgtttgttttctatatAAGATACCAGTAAAATATCTGATGTAGTCGTTTTAATTTGTGT includes these proteins:
- the LOC101155075 gene encoding NXPE family member 3 isoform X1, translated to MAASVKPDQVKSSLPTHQQPSKEAVELDFLKNVTAWPSTPPLPLNFSWKDSSDPRHSTFTVLPKRAGGQWHVGDELGVLIKMYNFHGKPKKSGGDFLLARLHSPSLLAGVAGKVVDHLNGSYSALFPLLWEGNVQVQVVLVHSSEAVTVLQQLNRMQPHRIYFQSLFRSGSLTETTTCNVYINASQQQVCNYTDLHTGEQWFCYKPKKLSCDARVTHAMGGFKKNITHQEEMLFQSGINMKVSIPPSTHPNISVHPREDQTRGIGDIVRTEPSGYYYGGAWRPLDGTKVHQFNSSTAVSQCLRGKGLHLFGDSTIRQWFEYFIASFPGLKKFDLHSSKQAGPLMALDYPNNILVTYRCHGPPIRFANVPVTQLRYIANELDHIDGGPNTVVVIGVWSHFSTFTADVYIQRLQNIRKAVVRLLSRAPRTLVVIRTANPKALTVYETLTNSDWYSIQGDKLLRAVFKGLDVHLVDAWDMVLAHQLPHNLHPQPPIIKNMIDVLLSYICRPPTDQTRGNP